In Dreissena polymorpha isolate Duluth1 chromosome 11, UMN_Dpol_1.0, whole genome shotgun sequence, the genomic window acaagctAGAACTAGATGATGCTCAACAGAAGACAACAGACATTGATTGACCACGATAGCTTACCATGAGCGCCTTGTGCTCAGGGGAGCTAATAATTTTAcagaaaatgaacattttttcacaaatataaCCTTTAATTGTCTCAACACCACCAGTGTTTTCTGTTTATactttaattatacatttatataaatttaactgATTTACAGCATTGAAACAATTTATCATCTGTCTACTTTTCACTTCTTCTTTTCAAGTACAGCCTCAATCTTGTGCTCAATTGTCCCTAGCTGTCCGCCGTGGTGTACGTTGGCCTCCCCCTCCACCCCGGGCAGCTCGGTAGGAACGTGTATATGCACGTCCTTCTGATGAACCTCCTCATACTCCTTCAGACAGGCATCGCGAGCAGCGTCATCCATCATGTGACTGCCAAGAGAATCACACATCAGAATGGTTTCTTTCAGGGGCATATTTATATTCttccataataaaaatatgtttcacaagagatgtgtttgtcagaaacacaatggccccaactgccccgctttgaagccatatatttcacctttgaccttgaaggttgacctattaccactcaaaatgtgcagctccatgagatacacattaatgccaaatatcaagttgctatcttcaatattgcaaaagttatgggcaatgttaaagttttcggatgaaCGGAAGGATTGACTGACAGtataactgctatatgccaccctaccgggggcataaaaaatgtctTGTATATATCCTCTTTTCAAgcatatatatttgtttagtaTCAATGTTGTGTGTAATACAAACTTTGTTGTCAGATACCCTTCAAAAACACAAATTCAAGCTAGGTCTCCATACTATTTCATCAAGGTTGGTCAAGGCAACTTAAGTTATAATCAGAAAACCCCTGTTTCATTCACCCCCCTCCACAAACATCGGTT contains:
- the LOC127850939 gene encoding probable mitochondrial pyruvate carrier 1, whose product is MSKNPEKISGKMTTALFFYSCAFMRFAIKVQPRNLLLFSCHFTNASAQLMQLGRFVNYHHMMDDAARDACLKEYEEVHQKDVHIHVPTELPGVEGEANVHHGGQLGTIEHKIEAVLEKKK